A stretch of Mycobacterium sp. ITM-2016-00316 DNA encodes these proteins:
- a CDS encoding YhgE/Pip domain-containing protein, with protein MSLGTDLKRFSRGAMPRIALVTVVLMPLLYGAMYLWAFWNPFDAVNKVPVALVNEDTGTVVDGKKLDAGAQVADALVDSGQLQLHQVSAAEAADGVSSGRYYFSVTLPQDFSADVASPSGDAPQQARIDFTFNDANNYLGSIIGQNAAREVINQVNASIGQRTLETVLTGLTDAGDGLVQAADGAQQLASGNAEANDGAQRLASGADQLTAGLVVARDGSAQLMAGTRQLASRVDSATGPLLEMLDRVGGLQLDPDEVGLLAQRLSSAVRSTTDRIAALNIDQVQAAAIVDQALGLLQTNPDPTVRHAGDVLAGAQRLLRTNGIDPATDDGLIRLRDSASRLEGELGDPNSKLRVFITRALDGGLRSDVAALKDGVDRLDSGAHQLNSGLVQLANGSGQLSDGATQLADGTQKLADGSAELASKLKEGSAQVPSWTPQQRTDVARTLAAPVTLELKTDNPAATFGTGFAPFFLPLALFIGAMIIWMLLKPMQSRPIVHGLGALRVVLASYWPALLIVVCQVSVMYVVVHFGVGLQAKYPLATVAFLLLIGATFLAIIQAFNALFGVSVGRVVTLAFLMLQLVSAGGIYPVETTAKPFQILHPFDPMTYAVNGLRQTIAGGFDSRMVVAVAVLVGLLAAALAASSWAARRDRQYTMERLNPPIEV; from the coding sequence ATGTCGCTGGGCACCGACCTGAAACGATTCTCCCGCGGGGCGATGCCGCGCATCGCGCTGGTCACCGTGGTGCTGATGCCGCTGCTGTACGGCGCCATGTACCTGTGGGCGTTCTGGAATCCGTTCGACGCGGTGAACAAGGTGCCGGTGGCGCTGGTCAACGAGGACACCGGCACCGTCGTCGACGGCAAGAAACTCGACGCCGGTGCGCAGGTCGCCGACGCCCTGGTGGATTCGGGCCAGCTGCAACTGCACCAGGTCTCGGCCGCCGAGGCCGCCGACGGGGTGAGCAGCGGCAGGTACTACTTCTCGGTGACGCTGCCGCAGGACTTCAGCGCCGATGTCGCCTCGCCGTCCGGCGATGCACCGCAGCAGGCGCGCATCGACTTCACGTTCAACGATGCCAACAACTATCTGGGATCGATCATCGGGCAGAACGCAGCCCGCGAGGTGATCAACCAGGTCAATGCGAGCATCGGGCAACGCACCCTGGAGACCGTGCTGACCGGGCTGACCGACGCCGGTGACGGCCTGGTCCAGGCCGCCGACGGTGCCCAGCAACTGGCTTCCGGCAACGCCGAGGCCAATGACGGTGCCCAACGGCTGGCCTCGGGCGCCGATCAGCTGACCGCCGGACTTGTTGTGGCGCGCGACGGTTCGGCCCAGCTGATGGCCGGGACCCGGCAGCTGGCCAGCCGGGTGGACTCGGCCACCGGCCCGCTGCTGGAGATGCTGGACCGGGTGGGCGGTCTGCAACTCGACCCCGACGAGGTCGGCCTGCTCGCGCAGCGGCTGAGCTCCGCGGTGCGCTCCACCACCGACCGGATCGCCGCGCTGAACATCGATCAGGTGCAGGCGGCGGCCATCGTCGACCAGGCGCTGGGTCTGCTGCAGACCAACCCGGACCCGACGGTGCGCCATGCCGGCGACGTGCTGGCCGGTGCGCAACGACTGCTGCGCACCAACGGTATCGACCCGGCCACCGATGACGGGCTGATCCGATTGCGGGACAGCGCGTCCCGGCTGGAAGGCGAACTCGGTGATCCCAACAGCAAGCTGCGGGTGTTCATCACCCGGGCCCTCGACGGTGGCCTGCGCAGCGATGTCGCCGCGCTGAAAGACGGGGTGGACCGGCTCGACAGCGGGGCACACCAGCTCAACAGCGGTCTGGTGCAGTTGGCCAACGGCAGTGGTCAACTATCCGATGGTGCCACGCAACTGGCCGATGGCACGCAGAAGCTGGCCGATGGCAGTGCCGAACTGGCGAGCAAGCTCAAGGAGGGCTCGGCGCAGGTGCCGTCGTGGACGCCGCAGCAGCGCACCGACGTTGCCCGGACCCTAGCCGCACCCGTCACCCTGGAGTTGAAGACCGACAACCCGGCCGCCACCTTCGGCACCGGTTTCGCCCCGTTCTTCCTGCCGCTGGCCCTGTTCATCGGGGCGATGATCATCTGGATGTTGTTGAAGCCCATGCAGTCCCGGCCGATCGTGCACGGCCTGGGTGCACTGCGGGTGGTGCTGGCCTCATACTGGCCCGCGCTGCTGATCGTCGTCTGCCAGGTCTCGGTGATGTATGTGGTGGTGCATTTCGGGGTCGGTCTCCAGGCCAAATACCCGCTGGCGACGGTGGCCTTCCTGCTGCTGATCGGCGCGACGTTCCTGGCCATCATCCAGGCGTTCAACGCGCTGTTCGGGGTGTCGGTGGGCCGGGTGGTGACACTGGCCTTCCTGATGCTGCAACTGGTGTCGGCGGGCGGCATCTATCCGGTGGAGACGACGGCCAAACCCTTCCAGATATTGCACCCGTTCGACCCGATGACCTACGCCGTCAACGGGTTACGGCAGACCATCGCCGGCGGGTTCGACTCCCGGATGGTGGTCGCGGTCGCGGTGCTCGTCGGACTGCTGGCCGCGGCGCTGGCCGCCAGTTCGTGGGCGGCGCGCCGGGACCGGCAGTACACGATGGAGCGGTTGAATCCGCCGATCGAGGTTTAG
- a CDS encoding ATP-binding cassette domain-containing protein, whose protein sequence is MSAAVSEPEPEPAVRARAITMRGPWGPVYGPIDLDVDTGGVTALIHPAGTGRTALLLTLAGRMRPISGTVTVFGHSDARKIFGASALANIDQLDKIAESVTVRDLITEQLRWDAPWYRFIGQASAADLADICGSTFGEVALPDLGAYFDQIGELAQVLLRIALANTGTPPLLVVGDLDGITDDGNRAIVLERLNALGENQTVITTSANPVPGARAQISMES, encoded by the coding sequence GTGTCAGCCGCAGTCTCTGAACCCGAGCCCGAACCGGCGGTCAGGGCCCGCGCCATCACCATGCGCGGGCCCTGGGGGCCGGTGTACGGGCCCATCGATCTGGATGTCGACACCGGCGGGGTCACCGCGCTGATCCACCCGGCAGGCACCGGGCGCACCGCGTTGCTGCTGACGCTGGCGGGGCGGATGCGGCCGATCTCGGGCACGGTCACGGTGTTCGGCCACTCCGACGCCCGCAAGATCTTCGGGGCGTCGGCGCTGGCCAATATCGACCAGCTGGACAAGATCGCCGAGTCCGTCACCGTCCGAGACCTCATCACCGAGCAGTTGCGTTGGGACGCACCGTGGTACCGGTTCATCGGGCAGGCGTCGGCGGCCGACCTCGCCGATATCTGCGGGAGCACCTTCGGTGAGGTCGCGCTGCCGGACCTGGGTGCGTACTTCGACCAGATCGGTGAACTCGCCCAGGTGTTGTTGCGGATTGCGCTGGCCAACACCGGGACACCGCCGCTGCTGGTGGTCGGCGATCTGGACGGCATCACCGACGATGGCAACCGCGCCATCGTGCTGGAGCGCCTGAATGCGTTGGGGGAGAACCAGACGGTGATCACCACCTCCGCGAACCCCGTCCCGGGAGCCCGAGCCCAGATTTCTATGGAGAGTTGA
- a CDS encoding rhomboid family intramembrane serine protease, with amino-acid sequence MTYPQVPPQAAPVCYRHPGRQTYVQCTRCGRYICGDCMISAAVGHQCPECVAAGAATIRPTQGRFGGKAATDKPLVTYTLIGINVLMFVLQMTSGQLENRLSLWPPAVADGQYYRLVTSAFMHYGITHILFNMWALYVVGPSLEQLLGRLRFGALYGLSALGGSVLVFLISPLNSATAGASGAVFGLFGAIFVVSRRLNLDVRWVLGLIALNVVITFAAPLLGAGAISWQGHLGGLATGALVAAGFVYAPKAQRNLIQGGVTVALLALFAVLIWWRADQLLTMFGGYLNLS; translated from the coding sequence ATGACCTACCCGCAGGTGCCCCCGCAGGCCGCCCCGGTCTGCTACCGCCATCCCGGTCGACAGACCTACGTCCAGTGCACCCGCTGCGGGCGCTACATCTGCGGGGACTGCATGATCTCCGCGGCGGTGGGCCACCAGTGCCCCGAATGTGTGGCGGCGGGCGCGGCCACCATCCGGCCGACGCAGGGCCGGTTCGGCGGCAAGGCGGCCACCGACAAACCGTTGGTGACCTACACGTTGATCGGGATCAACGTGCTGATGTTCGTGTTGCAGATGACCTCGGGGCAACTGGAGAACCGGCTGTCGCTGTGGCCGCCCGCGGTCGCCGACGGTCAGTACTACCGCCTGGTGACCTCGGCGTTCATGCATTACGGGATCACCCACATCCTGTTCAACATGTGGGCGCTCTATGTGGTGGGCCCGTCGCTGGAGCAGCTGCTGGGCCGGCTGCGGTTCGGCGCGCTGTACGGGCTCAGCGCGCTCGGCGGGTCGGTGCTGGTGTTCCTCATCTCCCCGCTCAACAGCGCGACGGCCGGCGCCTCGGGCGCGGTGTTCGGGTTGTTCGGGGCGATCTTCGTGGTGTCGCGCCGGCTCAATCTGGACGTCCGCTGGGTGCTCGGCCTGATCGCGCTGAACGTGGTCATCACCTTCGCTGCACCGTTGTTGGGTGCCGGGGCGATCAGCTGGCAGGGCCACCTCGGTGGCCTGGCCACCGGAGCGCTGGTCGCGGCCGGGTTCGTCTACGCGCCGAAAGCGCAGCGCAACCTGATCCAGGGGGGTGTGACCGTCGCGCTGCTGGCGCTGTTCGCGGTGCTCATCTGGTGGCGGGCCGACCAGTTGTTGACGATGTTCGGCGGCTACCTGAACCTCAGCTGA